Below is a window of Buchnera aphidicola (Kurisakia onigurumii) DNA.
AAAATTATAACATATTTCAATTATTCAATGTATTCAAAGAAATTATTAATTCTATTCATTTTTATTTTATATTTTTTTTATAAAATTATTTTGTATTGTATCAATACAATAAAAAATTTTGTTATAGTAAAAATTTTTATTTCATATTAAAATAAATTATAAAAATAATTTTAAAATTCTTATAATTATTTTTTTAAAATTTTTTAAATAAAAATTTTACTAATTTGAAATATTAAAATTAATAATTAGAGATTTTTTAAAAAATAAATTTTTTGTTCTAAAAAATAAGGTTAATTTGTTATGAAATTAAACGAAAAAACATTGTTGGAAAATCTATTTGATAGATTGAAAGATACTGAAAAACAATTTCCAGATAGAAATAAAGAAGCGGAAGATTTAATTAATAATTTTTTAAAACAATATCCTAATTCTCCATATTATATTATTCAAACTATATTAGTTCAAGAAAGTGTTATTAATAATTTAAATGATAAAGTTATTAAGTTAGAAAAAGATATTAAAAACATGAATAAAAATATTAAAAAACCAGGTTTTTTATCTAATTTTTTTAAAAAATGTTCTGGTGGTGATAAAGATAATTCAACCCCTAAAAGTTTTATTAGAGGTAGTTCTGATTTAAATGATTCTAGAAAAAGTAATCCTAATTATAATATGAATAATACTAATCCTAATTATAATTATTCTAATCCTAATAATTCTGTTTCAGGTGGAGGGGTAAGTAGTTTTTTAGGAAATGTAGCACAAACTGCTGCAGGAGTAGCGGGAGGTGTTGTTTTAGGAAATATTATATCTAATGCATTTCAAAGTGATAAGCATACTGATTTTAATCATTATGATGATACTGTGAATAGTTCTACTGAATTTCATCCTGATAATAGTGATTTCGAATCAGAAGAAAATACAAGA
It encodes the following:
- a CDS encoding DUF2076 domain-containing protein, which encodes MKLNEKTLLENLFDRLKDTEKQFPDRNKEAEDLINNFLKQYPNSPYYIIQTILVQESVINNLNDKVIKLEKDIKNMNKNIKKPGFLSNFFKKCSGGDKDNSTPKSFIRGSSDLNDSRKSNPNYNMNNTNPNYNYSNPNNSVSGGGVSSFLGNVAQTAAGVAGGVVLGNIISNAFQSDKHTDFNHYDDTVNSSTEFHPDNSDFESEENTRYTEEEIFETEDNDNYNMNDENSFENFSDDDMQDDEFI